The following are encoded together in the Paludisphaera mucosa genome:
- a CDS encoding alpha-L-arabinofuranosidase C-terminal domain-containing protein: MRRITSIWRGSTAAPTLVAIALLARAGAGHAQAPATLEVDVSKPGVTIPAEFFGLMTEEINHAYDGGLFAELIQNRTFQDPRPERRGPGGGGPGGPRDRLPIHWSVLGTGKAAIDDADPVSPALPLSLRLDFAGGESGVANDGFWGIPVRPDATYTATFYAKAAGGFDGPVTASIRLDQGDAVVASSPSPPITGAWKKYTVKLATGPDAPTTAKARFVLSADGAGSVAFSLVSLFPPTYQGAPNGLRPDLMELMAELRPKFIRLPGGNYLEGNRFADRFNWKKMIGPVESRPGHMAPWGYRSSDGFGLPEFLLWCKQLGAEPILGVFAGYVLNGDHFDAGSPEMAVYTQEALDEIEYIAGPADGAWGAKRAADGFPEPFPLRYVEIGNEDWFDRSGSYDGRFTQMARAIREKYPHLKIIASAPVKSFRPDLVDDHFYRSAGQLFGMSSLYDPRPSGSPPPAFAGGGWNGRQPDGVKTFVGEWATQEGRPTPNLNAALADAAFIMGLEKNSDVVPMQCYAPLLVNLNEADPARGYPRAWQWNTNLIGYDALRSFGSPSYHAQVMLAQNKGDVVLPARFEVPPAPAGEEPARGRIGVGSWRTEVEYADLSVTAPDGRALLNSEQARDVSRWRSAGGDWTVRDGSIRPAARDAETWAFTGDAGWTDYTLRLRARKVRGSEGFIVIWHAADDDHYRWWNVGGWENTLARCEAADGGGRTPYGTGAPFTVEAGRWYDLRLEVAGRRMRGFIDDKLVTEAADERPAAAPASTLATATQDRADHAVLVKVVNMGRTPVVATVDIRGVGRIEPDGTALVIAGDPGAVNTLDDPKKVAPRRETLAGASTSFPHTFPPHSFTILRLKTAAE, from the coding sequence GCCGACGCTCGTCGCGATCGCCCTGCTCGCCCGCGCCGGCGCGGGACACGCCCAGGCGCCGGCCACGCTGGAGGTGGACGTGAGCAAGCCCGGCGTGACCATACCGGCGGAGTTCTTCGGACTGATGACCGAGGAGATCAACCACGCCTACGACGGCGGCCTGTTCGCCGAGCTGATTCAGAACCGCACCTTCCAGGACCCTCGGCCCGAGCGCCGCGGCCCCGGCGGCGGCGGCCCCGGCGGCCCCCGCGACCGCCTGCCCATCCACTGGTCGGTCCTCGGCACCGGAAAGGCCGCGATCGACGACGCCGACCCGGTGAGCCCCGCCCTGCCGCTGAGCCTCCGGCTCGACTTCGCCGGCGGCGAATCCGGCGTCGCGAACGACGGCTTCTGGGGCATCCCGGTGCGCCCGGACGCGACCTACACCGCCACCTTCTACGCGAAGGCCGCCGGCGGCTTCGACGGCCCCGTCACCGCATCGATCCGGCTCGACCAAGGGGACGCCGTCGTCGCCTCCTCGCCGTCCCCGCCGATCACCGGCGCGTGGAAGAAGTACACCGTCAAACTCGCCACCGGACCCGACGCCCCGACCACCGCGAAGGCCCGCTTCGTCCTCTCCGCCGACGGCGCGGGGAGCGTCGCCTTCAGCCTGGTCTCGCTGTTCCCGCCCACCTATCAGGGCGCGCCGAACGGGCTGCGGCCCGACCTGATGGAGCTGATGGCCGAACTGCGTCCGAAGTTCATACGCCTGCCGGGCGGGAACTATCTCGAGGGGAACCGGTTCGCCGACCGGTTCAACTGGAAGAAGATGATCGGCCCGGTCGAGTCGAGGCCCGGACATATGGCGCCCTGGGGCTATCGCTCGTCCGACGGGTTCGGCCTGCCGGAGTTCCTGCTCTGGTGCAAGCAGCTCGGGGCCGAGCCGATCCTGGGCGTGTTCGCCGGCTACGTCCTGAACGGCGACCACTTCGACGCCGGCAGCCCGGAGATGGCCGTCTACACGCAGGAGGCGCTCGACGAGATCGAGTACATCGCCGGCCCGGCGGACGGCGCGTGGGGGGCCAAGCGGGCCGCCGACGGCTTCCCCGAGCCGTTCCCGCTGCGCTACGTCGAGATCGGCAACGAGGACTGGTTCGACCGCTCGGGGAGCTACGACGGCCGGTTCACGCAGATGGCCCGGGCGATCCGGGAGAAGTACCCGCACCTGAAGATCATCGCGTCCGCGCCCGTGAAGAGCTTCAGGCCGGACCTCGTCGACGATCACTTCTACCGCAGCGCCGGCCAACTCTTCGGGATGTCGAGCCTCTATGACCCGCGGCCCTCCGGCTCGCCGCCGCCGGCGTTCGCCGGCGGCGGCTGGAACGGGCGACAGCCGGACGGCGTCAAGACGTTCGTCGGCGAGTGGGCCACGCAGGAGGGGCGTCCGACCCCGAACCTCAACGCCGCGCTGGCCGACGCCGCGTTCATCATGGGCCTGGAGAAGAACTCCGACGTCGTGCCGATGCAGTGCTACGCGCCGCTGCTCGTGAACCTGAACGAGGCCGATCCCGCCAGGGGGTACCCCCGCGCCTGGCAGTGGAACACGAACCTGATCGGGTACGACGCCCTGCGCAGCTTCGGCTCGCCGAGCTACCACGCGCAGGTCATGCTCGCCCAGAACAAGGGCGACGTCGTCCTGCCCGCGCGGTTCGAGGTCCCGCCGGCCCCGGCCGGCGAGGAGCCGGCGCGCGGGCGCATCGGCGTGGGCTCGTGGCGTACCGAGGTCGAGTATGCGGACCTCTCCGTCACGGCCCCCGACGGCCGCGCGCTGCTCAACTCGGAGCAGGCCCGGGACGTGAGCCGCTGGCGATCCGCCGGCGGCGACTGGACCGTCCGGGACGGGTCCATCAGGCCCGCCGCGCGCGACGCCGAGACGTGGGCTTTCACGGGCGATGCGGGCTGGACGGACTACACCCTCCGGCTGCGGGCCCGCAAGGTCCGCGGCTCCGAGGGCTTCATCGTCATCTGGCACGCCGCCGACGACGATCACTACCGTTGGTGGAACGTCGGCGGCTGGGAGAACACCCTGGCCCGCTGCGAGGCCGCCGACGGCGGCGGCCGGACGCCCTATGGGACCGGGGCCCCGTTCACCGTCGAGGCCGGGCGCTGGTACGACCTGCGATTGGAGGTCGCCGGCCGCCGCATGCGCGGTTTCATCGACGACAAGCTCGTGACCGAGGCCGCCGACGAACGACCGGCCGCCGCCCCCGCCTCGACGCTCGCCACCGCCACCCAAGACCGGGCGGATCACGCCGTCCTGGTGAAGGTGGTCAACATGGGGCGGACGCCCGTAGTCGCGACCGTCGACATTCGCGGCGTCGGCCGCATCGAGCCGGACGGGACCGCGCTGGTGATCGCCGGCGACCCCGGCGCCGTCAACACGCTCGACGACCCGAAGAAGGTCGCACCCCGGCGGGAGACGCTCGCCGGCGCCTCCACGAGCTTCCCGCACACCTTCCCGCCCCACTCGTTCACGATCCTGAGGCTGAAGACGGCGGCCGAGTGA
- a CDS encoding glycoside hydrolase family 43 protein: MRSRFAAVVLSLGLGSGVAGPSTAPAQEVRARAGDPILWADVPDPAVVRVADAYYMSSTTMHMSPGLPIMKSHDLVDWRLVGYAYDVLDDDDALALRNGKSAYGRGSWASSLRFHEGVFHVTTSSGTTGKTYVYRTKDPEKGPWEKTSFRPALHDQSLFFEDDGLVYMVHGGGDIRLTELNPDLSGIKPGGMDQVIVPNAAAVAGPNIGLPAEGSQLRKIDGRYYLSNITWPRGGMRTQLIFRADRLTGPYEGRVALQDRGVAQGGLIDTPEGGWYAMLFQDHGAVGRVPFLVPVKWEDGWPVMGVEGKLPATLDLPPSTLGVRGVVASDDFDRAPGEPALPLAWQWNHNPEDEHWSLTARPGFLRLTTGRVDADFLAARNTLTQRTFGPTCSATVALDAAHMKDGDVAGLATLQKRYGFIGVKAAEGAKSLVTVSAESDPPREVEVVPLTQDTVFLRLECDFRGRADTARFAYSLDGESWSDIGRPLRMTYTLPHFMGYRFALFHFATSTPGGVVDFDDFRIGGRIHDPK; encoded by the coding sequence ATGCGCTCCAGGTTCGCGGCGGTCGTACTCTCGCTCGGGCTCGGGTCCGGCGTCGCGGGCCCCTCGACGGCCCCCGCGCAGGAGGTCCGAGCCCGGGCCGGCGACCCGATCCTCTGGGCCGACGTGCCGGACCCCGCGGTCGTCCGCGTGGCCGACGCCTACTACATGAGCAGCACCACGATGCACATGAGCCCGGGGCTGCCCATCATGAAGTCGCACGACCTCGTGGACTGGCGGCTCGTCGGCTACGCCTACGACGTCCTCGACGACGACGATGCGCTGGCGCTCCGAAATGGGAAGAGCGCCTACGGCAGGGGCTCGTGGGCGAGCAGCCTGCGGTTCCACGAGGGCGTCTTCCACGTCACGACGTCCTCCGGAACCACCGGCAAGACCTACGTCTACCGGACGAAGGACCCCGAGAAGGGCCCCTGGGAGAAAACGTCCTTCCGACCCGCGCTGCACGACCAATCCCTGTTCTTCGAGGACGACGGCCTCGTCTACATGGTCCACGGAGGCGGCGACATCCGGCTGACCGAGCTGAACCCCGACCTCTCGGGGATCAAACCCGGCGGGATGGACCAGGTCATCGTCCCGAACGCCGCCGCCGTGGCCGGACCGAACATCGGCCTGCCCGCCGAGGGCTCTCAGCTGCGCAAGATCGACGGGAGATACTACCTCTCGAACATCACCTGGCCCCGCGGCGGCATGCGCACCCAGCTCATCTTCCGGGCCGACCGCCTGACCGGCCCTTACGAGGGCCGGGTCGCGCTGCAGGACCGGGGCGTCGCCCAGGGCGGCCTGATCGACACGCCCGAGGGCGGCTGGTACGCGATGCTCTTCCAGGATCACGGCGCGGTCGGCCGCGTCCCGTTCCTCGTCCCCGTGAAGTGGGAGGACGGCTGGCCCGTCATGGGGGTCGAAGGCAAGCTGCCCGCGACGCTGGATCTTCCCCCGAGTACCCTCGGCGTGCGGGGCGTCGTCGCCTCCGACGACTTCGACAGGGCGCCCGGCGAGCCGGCGCTCCCCCTGGCCTGGCAGTGGAACCACAACCCCGAGGACGAGCACTGGTCGCTCACGGCGCGTCCCGGGTTCCTTCGACTCACGACCGGGCGGGTCGACGCCGATTTCCTGGCCGCTCGCAACACCCTAACCCAGCGGACCTTCGGCCCGACCTGCTCGGCCACGGTGGCCTTGGACGCGGCCCACATGAAGGACGGCGACGTCGCCGGCCTGGCCACGCTCCAGAAGCGGTACGGCTTCATCGGGGTCAAGGCGGCAGAGGGTGCGAAGTCCCTCGTCACGGTGAGCGCGGAGTCCGACCCGCCGAGGGAGGTCGAGGTCGTGCCGCTGACCCAGGACACCGTCTTCCTCAGGCTGGAATGCGACTTCCGGGGTCGGGCCGACACGGCCCGCTTCGCCTACAGCCTCGACGGCGAGAGTTGGTCGGACATCGGCAGGCCGCTCAGAATGACCTACACCCTGCCGCATTTCATGGGTTACCGCTTCGCCCTGTTCCATTTCGCGACCAGCACGCCGGGCGGTGTGGTCGATTTCGACGATTTCCGCATCGGCGGCCGGATCCACGACCCCAAGTGA
- a CDS encoding tyrosine-type recombinase/integrase, with amino-acid sequence MSTTFKSAAESYARAKGLSRGTRNEYASTIRKWERWGGAGPIEQLRRKDVREFLDWVHEQAVSDEGTNPGRTANKAREHLRAVLSWAWEQELIEAPPRFPGPRDQRDVAGRHYLTKAEINALYFATHAMSRPRGWDAPLPIGRYWRSALVLFFNYGVDTGTVWESTPSHEPMLWRHVSWERPSPDREVKERSPWGWLFYRRVKTGKAFHRPMNRVVHAHLRDIMPADPRPDSRVFLGGGARPNSRFQSLCSLAGIKPRLDIETGREESWELKDLRKTCATYHDENVPESSVEILGHSIGGITYRHYAHRAPLAFRAIKSLPQPTAFHALVKGSGSECPCCRRRYADAG; translated from the coding sequence ATGTCGACGACGTTCAAGTCGGCGGCCGAGAGCTATGCCCGCGCCAAGGGCTTATCCCGCGGGACGCGCAACGAGTACGCCTCGACCATCCGGAAGTGGGAGCGGTGGGGCGGCGCGGGGCCGATCGAGCAGCTGAGGCGCAAGGACGTCCGCGAGTTCCTCGACTGGGTCCACGAGCAGGCCGTCAGTGACGAGGGGACCAACCCGGGTCGTACCGCAAACAAGGCCCGCGAGCACCTCAGGGCCGTGCTCTCCTGGGCCTGGGAGCAGGAGTTGATCGAGGCGCCGCCGCGATTCCCCGGTCCCAGGGACCAGCGCGACGTCGCCGGCCGCCACTACCTGACCAAGGCCGAGATCAACGCCCTCTACTTCGCCACCCACGCAATGTCGCGGCCTCGCGGCTGGGACGCCCCGCTGCCGATCGGCCGGTACTGGCGCTCCGCCTTGGTCCTGTTCTTCAACTACGGCGTGGACACAGGGACCGTCTGGGAATCGACGCCGTCCCACGAGCCCATGCTCTGGCGGCACGTCTCGTGGGAACGGCCCTCGCCCGACCGCGAGGTCAAGGAGCGGTCGCCGTGGGGCTGGCTGTTCTACCGGCGGGTGAAGACGGGCAAGGCGTTCCATCGCCCGATGAACCGGGTGGTCCACGCTCACCTCCGGGACATCATGCCGGCCGACCCGCGACCCGACTCTCGGGTCTTCCTCGGCGGCGGGGCCCGCCCGAACTCCCGGTTCCAGTCGCTCTGTTCGCTCGCCGGCATCAAACCCAGGCTGGATATCGAGACCGGTCGGGAGGAGTCTTGGGAGCTGAAGGACCTCCGAAAGACCTGCGCGACGTACCACGACGAGAACGTGCCGGAGTCGTCGGTGGAGATCCTGGGCCACTCGATCGGCGGGATCACCTATCGCCATTACGCCCACCGGGCACCTCTGGCGTTCCGGGCCATCAAGTCGCTGCCGCAGCCGACTGCCTTCCATGCACTGGTGAAGGGCAGCGGCAGCGAGTGCCCTTGCTGCCGACGGAGATACGCCGATGCCGGCTGA
- a CDS encoding serine/threonine-protein kinase, which produces MAAESLVQQLLDEISDTGRAPEEVCCACPELLPEVRRRWRQICAVEAKLDAFFPVSGHGPDADTSPSGHGGANLPRIPGYNVEALLGRGGMGVVYKARHLPLNRPVALKMLIAGAYAGPSERARFQREAEAVASLRHANIVAVYDVGDHEGCPYFTMELLEGGSLAQALGGVPQPSRQSAELLITLAEAVQAAHRAGIVHRDLKPANILLTADGTPKIADFGLARHFDAAPELTWSGARIGTPSYMAPEQVNGKTGTIGPAADIYALGALLYEMLTGRPPFRGESATDTQRQVVDDEPVSPSRLNTKVPRDLETISLKCLSKEPQRRYASAAELGDDLRRLEEGRPIQARPVSSSERLWRWCRRNPTGTALLVTALAFLGVVVGSGFWLQRQQAVRRAETARREGQQSKAGEAVLEQAAALEKQGRWPDARAVLEAAPSLVDTPALTELRRRVLHALADAHLMTELEEIPLRLVEGRAPSGHRLYAEAFRQYGITLPAPDPEQAASQIRNSTIRETLLPFLHDWMFFWGSNADRDRLWAVLERVDDDPWRRRLRNTVRGAYDAGERMALLRSKEAPDQPPLILGGLAYAIMNRSAEREEARALVRTAQRRHPEDFWINFHLGYLILEESPQEAVGYLRAAVASRPQSSQALILLGRALHDAGDVDGAVAAFRKAVPLTSNRAGARDLARALAQRGGLEEARDVWAKFLKTSPPDYDPWDGYAQLCAFLGNDDAYRWARKALLERARNGADHWSIAERDSLACLLLPASGEELRRAVAIADQAVATGPKFLPERAWPQFAKGLATYRQGRPLQAVPILQESAALIPNRASPRLVLAMAQFRSGSEAESRKTLAAAIRAYNWMNSQADHPAAWASHVLRSEAEAMILSNRPAFLRGVYEPQDNDERLVLAGSCQSQGRYHRAARLYAAAFAADPDLADNLTTECRYRSTEEEPFYERMECVNTETRYIAARCAAVAGCGLGKDGAELSRAERARWREQARAWLLADLALWGKTLEGGSERDLSLARKMLTHWQVEPDLAGIRDLKALDSASAEERNDCFALWDEVGTVLRRIAVLERAIVLDPKRADPRRSVPTELMRQGRLEEARIAWQSALERNPLDHDAWFGYAELCLFLGREDEYRRARQALLARFFTTNNSYFAERTSRAFLLRPATGDELRQAVALARRAAESNPSAHGGDYSWFVFARGLAEYREGKFDQSIATMRGDAFRLDGPMPRLVLAMALHQKRQFVEARKMLETAILSYDWRVDQARDQGAWICHVLRREAEGLIPPVTMPE; this is translated from the coding sequence ATGGCTGCCGAATCGCTGGTCCAGCAATTACTCGACGAGATCTCGGACACCGGGCGCGCTCCGGAAGAGGTCTGCTGCGCCTGCCCCGAGTTGCTCCCGGAGGTCCGTCGACGCTGGAGGCAGATTTGCGCCGTCGAGGCGAAGCTCGATGCGTTCTTCCCTGTGTCGGGACATGGCCCCGACGCCGATACCAGCCCTTCTGGGCACGGCGGCGCCAACTTGCCGCGGATCCCGGGCTATAACGTGGAGGCTTTGCTCGGCCGCGGGGGCATGGGCGTCGTCTACAAGGCCCGGCACCTCCCCCTCAACCGCCCGGTCGCCCTCAAGATGCTCATCGCCGGCGCCTACGCCGGGCCGTCCGAGCGGGCGCGGTTCCAACGCGAGGCGGAGGCGGTGGCGAGCCTGCGCCACGCGAACATCGTCGCCGTCTATGACGTGGGCGACCACGAGGGGTGCCCGTATTTCACCATGGAGCTCCTCGAGGGCGGCAGCCTGGCGCAGGCCCTGGGGGGCGTGCCGCAGCCCTCCCGTCAGTCGGCCGAGCTCCTGATCACGCTGGCCGAGGCCGTGCAGGCGGCCCACCGGGCCGGGATCGTCCATCGCGACCTGAAACCGGCCAATATCCTGCTCACAGCCGACGGCACGCCCAAGATCGCCGATTTCGGGCTGGCGCGGCATTTCGATGCAGCGCCGGAGCTCACATGGAGCGGAGCTCGCATCGGAACTCCCAGCTACATGGCCCCCGAGCAGGTGAACGGAAAGACGGGAACGATCGGGCCGGCCGCCGACATCTACGCCCTCGGCGCCCTGCTTTATGAAATGCTCACCGGCCGCCCGCCGTTTCGAGGCGAGAGCGCGACCGACACGCAACGGCAAGTCGTCGATGACGAGCCGGTGTCCCCATCGCGGTTGAACACCAAGGTTCCTCGAGACCTCGAGACGATCAGCCTGAAGTGCTTGTCCAAGGAGCCGCAACGTCGCTACGCCAGCGCCGCGGAGCTGGGCGACGATCTGAGACGGCTCGAGGAGGGCCGGCCGATCCAGGCTCGGCCCGTGAGCTCGAGTGAGCGATTGTGGAGATGGTGCCGGCGCAACCCGACGGGTACGGCCCTATTGGTCACGGCGCTGGCCTTCCTCGGCGTTGTCGTGGGCAGCGGGTTCTGGCTGCAACGACAGCAGGCCGTGCGGCGAGCGGAGACGGCACGACGGGAGGGGCAGCAGTCAAAGGCCGGAGAGGCCGTTCTGGAGCAGGCCGCGGCCCTCGAGAAGCAAGGTCGGTGGCCGGACGCGAGGGCCGTGCTGGAGGCGGCGCCGAGCCTGGTGGACACCCCCGCCCTGACGGAGCTTCGCCGGCGAGTGCTCCATGCGCTCGCCGACGCGCACTTGATGACCGAGTTGGAGGAGATCCCGCTACGCCTTGTGGAAGGCAGAGCACCCTCCGGACATCGGCTGTACGCCGAGGCTTTTCGGCAGTACGGAATTACGCTGCCGGCGCCGGATCCCGAGCAGGCGGCGTCGCAGATCCGCAATTCGACCATCCGCGAGACGCTGTTGCCGTTCCTCCACGACTGGATGTTCTTCTGGGGATCCAATGCGGACAGGGATCGGTTGTGGGCCGTGCTGGAGCGTGTGGACGACGATCCTTGGCGCCGCCGATTACGCAATACAGTGCGGGGGGCCTATGATGCCGGCGAGCGAATGGCCTTGTTACGGTCCAAGGAGGCTCCCGACCAACCGCCGCTGATCCTCGGTGGGCTGGCGTACGCGATCATGAACCGTAGCGCGGAGCGGGAGGAAGCGCGGGCCCTCGTGCGAACCGCTCAGCGCCGCCACCCTGAGGATTTCTGGATCAACTTCCACCTGGGTTACCTCATACTGGAGGAGAGCCCGCAGGAAGCCGTCGGCTACCTTCGCGCCGCGGTGGCCAGTCGTCCACAGAGTAGTCAGGCCCTCATCCTGCTGGGCCGAGCATTACATGACGCCGGCGACGTCGACGGAGCCGTCGCCGCCTTCCGCAAGGCCGTTCCACTTACGTCGAATCGCGCGGGCGCCCGAGACCTGGCACGCGCCCTGGCCCAAAGGGGCGGGCTGGAGGAGGCGCGTGACGTCTGGGCGAAGTTCCTGAAGACGTCTCCGCCGGATTACGACCCTTGGGATGGCTACGCACAACTTTGCGCATTCCTCGGAAACGACGACGCGTACCGCTGGGCCCGCAAGGCCCTACTCGAGCGCGCCAGAAACGGAGCCGACCATTGGTCCATCGCCGAGCGCGACAGCCTGGCCTGTCTGCTGCTCCCGGCTTCCGGGGAGGAACTCCGACGAGCGGTCGCGATCGCGGACCAAGCCGTGGCGACGGGCCCGAAGTTCCTACCCGAGAGAGCTTGGCCCCAGTTCGCAAAGGGACTGGCGACGTATCGCCAGGGTCGACCGCTGCAAGCCGTGCCCATCTTGCAGGAGTCGGCCGCACTGATTCCCAACCGCGCGAGTCCGAGGTTGGTGCTAGCCATGGCCCAGTTCCGATCCGGCTCTGAGGCGGAATCTCGCAAGACGTTGGCGGCAGCCATCCGGGCCTACAACTGGATGAATTCTCAGGCAGACCACCCTGCGGCGTGGGCCAGTCACGTGCTGCGCTCCGAGGCCGAGGCGATGATCCTCTCGAACCGGCCCGCGTTCCTCCGGGGAGTGTATGAGCCGCAGGACAACGACGAGCGTCTTGTGCTGGCGGGGTCTTGCCAGTCCCAGGGCCGCTACCATCGTGCGGCGCGTTTATACGCCGCGGCGTTTGCAGCCGACCCGGACCTGGCCGACAACTTGACCACGGAGTGCCGTTACCGGTCGACCGAAGAGGAGCCCTTTTACGAACGAATGGAGTGCGTGAACACGGAGACCAGGTACATTGCGGCTCGCTGCGCCGCGGTCGCCGGGTGCGGGCTGGGAAAGGATGGGGCGGAGTTGAGCCGAGCCGAGCGAGCACGCTGGCGCGAGCAAGCGCGCGCGTGGTTGCTGGCCGACCTGGCCCTGTGGGGGAAGACGCTGGAGGGCGGTTCCGAGCGGGACCTCAGCCTGGCCAGGAAGATGTTGACGCACTGGCAGGTCGAACCCGACCTGGCCGGGATACGTGACCTGAAGGCCCTGGATTCGGCGTCCGCGGAGGAGCGAAACGATTGCTTCGCGCTATGGGATGAAGTCGGCACTGTGCTCCGGCGGATCGCGGTGCTGGAGCGCGCCATCGTCCTCGACCCCAAACGAGCGGACCCTCGACGGTCCGTACCAACGGAGCTGATGCGGCAAGGACGGCTGGAAGAGGCTCGGATCGCCTGGCAGAGCGCCCTCGAGCGCAACCCGCTCGATCACGATGCCTGGTTCGGATACGCCGAGCTGTGCCTGTTCCTCGGCCGGGAGGACGAATACCGCCGCGCCCGGCAGGCGTTGCTCGCGAGGTTTTTTACAACCAACAATTCGTACTTCGCGGAACGAACTAGCCGGGCGTTCCTGCTCCGCCCCGCGACGGGTGACGAACTGCGCCAGGCTGTCGCCCTCGCCCGACGCGCCGCGGAGTCCAACCCATCGGCTCATGGCGGGGACTATTCCTGGTTCGTGTTCGCCCGAGGCCTGGCGGAATACCGTGAGGGAAAGTTCGATCAGTCAATCGCTACGATGCGCGGCGATGCCTTCCGCCTCGACGGGCCCATGCCCCGCCTCGTCCTCGCGATGGCGCTGCACCAGAAGAGACAGTTCGTCGAGGCCCGTAAGATGCTTGAAACAGCCATCCTGTCATATGATTGGCGGGTGGATCAGGCTCGCGATCAGGGAGCCTGGATCTGCCACGTGCTCCGTCGCGAGGCCGAAGGCCTGATCCCCCCGGTGACCATGCCCGAATAG
- a CDS encoding RNA polymerase sigma factor, producing the protein MSQERTTAVVQRYLDELDGDSPAEPIVRALLDRSVQRLRLLCATLLHRSYPRLTQPPLNVQAEELLGAVAERLLKALREARPRTVRQLFALANQHMRWELNDLARRLDEQPAAAELHDELVPWAASSASGLTPDGLRMLRAIDELPEDQREAFDLVRIQGLTQVEAAELLGVSTVTVKRRLSRGLRHLAEQLADLRPGEEPPESV; encoded by the coding sequence ATGAGTCAAGAGCGCACCACCGCCGTGGTCCAGCGCTACCTCGACGAGCTGGACGGGGATTCGCCCGCCGAGCCGATCGTCCGGGCCTTGCTCGACCGGTCCGTCCAACGACTTCGCCTGCTGTGCGCCACCTTGCTGCACCGGAGCTATCCGCGCCTGACGCAGCCGCCGTTGAACGTACAGGCCGAGGAACTGCTGGGCGCCGTGGCGGAACGGCTGCTCAAGGCGCTCCGCGAGGCCCGTCCCCGGACCGTCCGCCAGCTCTTCGCGCTGGCCAACCAGCACATGCGCTGGGAGCTCAATGACCTGGCCCGCCGCTTAGATGAACAGCCGGCCGCCGCGGAGTTGCATGACGAGCTCGTGCCGTGGGCCGCCAGCAGCGCCTCGGGCCTAACCCCGGACGGCCTCCGCATGCTCCGCGCGATCGACGAGTTGCCGGAGGACCAGCGGGAAGCCTTCGACCTGGTCCGCATCCAGGGGCTGACCCAGGTGGAGGCCGCCGAGTTGCTCGGCGTCTCGACGGTGACGGTGAAGCGTCGCTTGAGCCGCGGCCTGCGGCACCTGGCGGAGCAACTGGCCGACCTCCGCCCCGGCGAGGAGCCGCCCGAGTCGGTGTAG